From one Triticum aestivum cultivar Chinese Spring chromosome 4B, IWGSC CS RefSeq v2.1, whole genome shotgun sequence genomic stretch:
- the LOC123094307 gene encoding multicopper oxidase LPR1 homolog 1-like, with the protein MPDGMLGETALTVLLVLAGLATGTRPPPPPVSEDTLEKVAGSLEMYVDRLPQMPKIHGYSMERGRATPVHLAVGMYRKKWKFHRDLPATTVFAFGESAKSATFPGPTIEALQGVPLSVTWENHLPEQHILPWDPTVPVAIPRHGGVPTVVHLHGGVHPPQSDGSAFAWFTAGFRETGAKWTTPTYVYPNVQSPGVLWYHDHALGLTRANLLAGLLGAYVIRNPAVEWPLGLPSGDEFDRVLVLADRSFYADGSLYMNSTGDNPRVHPQWQPEYFGDAVTVNGKVWPFLPVARRRYRFRVINASNARYFNLSLSNGLPFHVVGSDTSYLPRPVAATHVLVGVSESFDVVVDFSDDESNTPEVELVNTAPYPFPNGNAPGRLSSKVMKFVVEPAKTRDHSRVPARLLEYVKVAEEEAARKRYIVLYEYDDDGATGGPTHLYINGKRLEDPATETPRVGATEVWEVVNLTPDDHPLHLHLATFQAVRARGLVGLDELRRCMARHNDADWCNVSRHAAGDVVGVPEHERTWKNVGKMAPGYLTTVVVKFLMVETGEAYPFDATAEPGYVYHCHILDHEDNAMIRPLKLIR; encoded by the exons ATGCCGGACGGAATGCTCGGCGAGACGGCGCTCACCGTCCTTCTAGTGCTCGCCGGCCTCGCGACCGGGAccaggccgccgccaccgccggtgtCGGAGGACACGCTGGAGAAGGTCGCCGGCTCGCTGGAAATGTACGTCGACAGGCTCCCCCAGATGCCCAAGATACACGGCTACTCCATGGAACGCGGCCGCGCCACGCCGGTGCACCTCGCCGTCGGCATGTACCGCAAGAAATGG AAATTCCACCGCGACCTGCCGGCGACCACCGTGTTCGCGTTCGGAGAGTCTGCGAAGAGCGCCACATTCCCCGGGCCGACCATCGAGGCCCTGCAAGGGGTCCCTCTGTCGGTGACGTGGGAGAACCACCTGCCGGAGCAACACATCCTCCCGTGGGACCCCACCGTGCCCGTCGCCATCCCCAGGCACGGCGGCGTCCCGACCGTCGTCCACCTCCACGGCGGCGTGCACCCGCCGCAGTCCGACGGCAGCGCCTTCGCCTGGTTCACCGCCGGCTTTCGCGAGACCGGCGCCAAGTGGACTACGCCGACGTACGTGTACCCGAACGTTCAGTCCCCCGGTGTCCTCTGGTACCACGACCACGCTCTCGGCCTCACGCGCGCCAacctcctcgccggcctcctcgGCGCCTACGTCATCCGTAATCCGGCGGTCGAGTGGCCACTCGGCCTCCCCAGCGGCGACGAGTTCGACCGCGTGCTCGTGCTCGCCGACCGCAGCTTCTACGCCGACGGTTCCCTCTACATGAACTCCACCGGGGACAACCCGCGCGTCCACCCGCAGTGGCAGCCCGAGTACTTCGGCGACGCCGTCACCGTCAACGGCAAGGTGTGGCCGTTCCTTCCCGTCGCCCGCCGTCGCTACCGCTTCCGCGTCATCAACGCCAGCAACGCGCGCTACTTCAACCTCTCGCTGAGCAACGGCCTCCCCTTCCACGTCGTCGGCTCCGACACCAGCTACCTGCCCCGGCCGGTCGCCGCCACCCACGTCCTTGTCGGCGTGTCCGAGTCGTTCGACGTCGTCGTCGACTTCTCCGACGACGAGTCCAACACGCCCGAGGTGGAGCTAGTGAACACGGCGCCGTACCCGTTCCCCAACGGCAACGCGCCGGGCCGCCTCTCCAGCAAGGTGATGAAGTTCGTCGTCGAGCCAGCGAAGACAAGGGACCACTCCAGGGTGCCGGCGAGGCTGCTGGAGTACGTCAAGGTCGCCGAGGAAGAGGCGGCGCGGAAGCGGTACATCGTGTTGTACGAGTACGACGACGATGGAGCGACGGGCGGCCCGACGCACCTATACATCAACGGGAAGCGCCTGGAGGACCCGGCGACGGAGACGCCGCGCGTGGGCGCGACGGAGGTGTGGGAGGTGGTCAACCTGACGCCGGACGACCACCCGCTCCACCTCCACCTGGCCACGTTCCAGGCGGTGCGCGCCCGGGGGCTTGTCGGGCTGGACGAGTTGAGGCGTTGCATGGCCAGGCACAACGACGCAGACTGGTGCAACGTGAGCCGGCACGCGGCCGGGGACGTGGTGGGCGTGCCGGAGCACGAGAGGACATGGAAGAACGTGGGGAAGATGGCGCCGGGATATCTGACGACGGTGGTCGTCAAGTTCTTGATGGTGGAGACCGGCGAGGCCTACCCCTTCGACGCCACGGCCGAGCCCGGCTACGTCTATCACTGTCAC ATTTTGGATCATGAGGACAATGCCATGATTCGCCCACTAAAGCTGATCAGATAA
- the LOC100313965 gene encoding linoleate 9S-lipoxygenase 1 isoform X2, whose amino-acid sequence MILGGLVDSLTGANKSARLKGTVVLMRKNVLDLNDFGATIMDGIGEFIGKGVTCQLISSTLVDHDNGGRGKVGAEAELEQWVTSLPSLTTGESKFGLTFDWEVEKLGVPGAIIVNNHHSSEFLLKTVTLHDVPGRGNLSFVANSWIYPVGSYTYSRVFFANDTYLPSQMPAALKPYRDDELRNLRGDDRQGPYQEHDRVYRYDVYNDLGEGRPVLGGSAEHPYPRRGRTGRKPNANDPSLESRLSLLEQIYVPRDEKFGHLKTSDFLGYSIKAITQGILPAVRTYVDTTPGEFDSFQDIINLYEGGIKLPNVPALEELRKQFPLQLIKDLLPVGGDSLLKLPVPHIIQADQQAWRTDEEFSREVLAGVNPVMITRLTEFPPKSSLDPSKFGDHTSTVTAAHIEKNLEGLTVQQALESNRLYILDHHDRFMPFLIDVNNLPGNFIYATRTLFFLRGDGRLTPLAIELSEPVIQGGLTTAKSKVYTPVPSGSVEGWVWEFAKAYVAVNDSGWHQLVSHWLNTHAVMEPFVISTNRQLSVTHPVHKLLSPHYRDTMTINALARQTLINAGGIFEMTVFPGKFALGMSSVVYKDWKFTEQGLPDDLIKRGMAVEDPSSPYKGDVELQAWWKEVREVGHGDLKVAPWWPRMQAVGELAKACTTIIWIGSALHAAVNFGQYPYAGFLPNRPTVSRRRMPEPGTEQYAELERDPERAFIHTITSQIQTIIGISLLEVLSKHSSDELYLGQRDTPEWTSDPKALEVFKRFSERLVEIESKVVGMNHDPQLLNRNGPAKFPYMLLYPNTSDHKGAAAGLTAKGIPNSISI is encoded by the exons ATGATACTGGGCGGGCTCGTCGACAGCCTGACCGGCGCGAACAAGAGCGCACGGCTCAAGGGCACGGTGGTGCTCATGAGGAAGAACGTGCTGGACCTCAACGACTTCGGCGCCACCATCATGGACGGCATCGGCGAGTTCATCGGCAAGGGCGTCACCTGCCAGCTTATCAGCTCCACCCTCGTCGACCACG ACAACGGCGGGCGTGGGAAGGTGGGCGCGGAGGCGGAGCTGGAGCAGTGGGTGACGAGCCTGCCGTCGCTGACGACGGGGGAGTCCAAGTTCGGCCTCACCTTCGACTGGGAGGTGGAGAAGCTGGGCGTGCCGGGCGCCATCATCGTCAACAACCACCACAGCTCCGAGTTCCTGCTCAAGACCGTCACCCTCCACGACGTCCCCGGCCGCGGCAACCTCTCCTTCGTCGCCAACTCCTGGATCTACCCCGTTGGCAGCTACACCTACAGCCGCGTCTTCTTCGCCAACGAT ACGTACCTGCCGAGCCAGATGCCAGCGGCGCTGAAGCCGTACCGCGACGACGAGCTCCGGAACCTGCGGGGCGACGACCGGCAGGGCCCCTACCAGGAGCACGACCGCGTCTACCGCTACGACGTCTACAACGACCTCGGCGAGGGCCGCCCCGTCCTCGGCGGCAGCGCCGAGCACCCCTATCCGCGCCGCGGCCGCACCGGGCGCAAGCCCAACGCCAACGACCCGAGCTTGGAGAGCCGGCTGTCGCTGCTGGAGCAGATCTACGTGCCGCGGGACGAGAAGTTCGGCCACCTCAAGACGTCCGACTTCCTGGGCTACTCCATCAAGGCCATCACGCAGGGCATCCTGCCGGCGGTGCGCACCTACGTCGACACCACCCCCGGCGAGTTCGACTCCTTCCAGGACATCATCAACCTCTACGAGGGCGGCATCAAGCTGCCCAACGTCCCCGCCCTCGAGGAGCTGCGCAAGCAGTTCCCGCTCCAGCTCATCAAGGACCTCCTCCCCGTGGGTGGCGACTCGCTGCTCAAGCTCCCCGTCCCCCACATCATCCAGGCGGACCAGCAGGCGTGGCGGACCGACGAGGAGTTCTCCCGGGAGGTCCTTGCCGGCGTCAACCCGGTCATGATCACGCGTCTCACG GAGTTCCCGCCAAAAAGTAGTCTGGACCCTAGCAAGTTTGGTGACCACACCAGCACCGTCACGGCGGCGCACATCGAGAAAAACCTCGAAGGCCTCACCGTGCAGCAG GCCCTTGAAAGCAACCGGTTGTACATCCTTGATCACCACGACCGGTTCATGCCGTTCCTCATCGACGTCAACAACCTGCCCGGCAACTTCATCTACGCCACGAGGACCCTCTTCTTCCTGCGCGGCGACGGCAGGCTCACGCCGCTCGCCATCGAGCTCAGCGAGCCTGTCATACAGGGCGGCCTCACCACCGCCAAGAGCAAGGTGTACACGCCGGTGCCGAGCGGCAGCGTCGAAGGATGGGTGTGGGAGTTCGCCAAGGCCTACGTCGCCGTCAACGACTCTGGGTGGCACCAGCTCGTCAGCCACTG GCTGAACACTCATGCGGTGATGGAGCCGTTTGTGATCTCGACGAACCGGCAGCTCAGCGTGACGCACCCGGTGCACAAGCTGCTGAGCCCGcactaccgcgacacgatgaccatcAACGCGCTAGCGCGGCAGACGCTCATCAACGCCGGCGGCATCTTCGAGATGACGGTGTTCCCGGGCAAGTTCGCGTTGGGGATGTCGTCAGTGGTGTACAAGGACTGGAAGTTCACGGAGCAGGGCCTGCCCGACGATCTCATCAAGAG GGGCATGGCGGTGGAGGACCCGTCGAGCCCGTACAAG GGCGACGTGGAGCTGCAGGCGTGGTGGAAGGAGGTGCGCGAGGTGGGGCACGGCGACCTCAAGGTCGCGCCATGGTGGCCGAGGATGCAAGCCGTGGGCGAGCTGGCCAAGGCGTGCACCACCATCATCTGGATCGGGTCGGCGCTGCATGCGGCGGTCAACTTCGGGCAGTACCCCTACGCGGGGTTCCTCCCGAACCGGCCGACGGTGAGCCGGCGCCGCATGCCGGAGCCGGGGACCGAGCAGTACGCGGAGCTGGAGCGCGACCCGGAGCGGGCCTTCATCCACACCATCACTAGCCAGATCCAGACCATCATCGGCATCTCGCTGCTGGAGGTGCTGTCGAAGCACTCCTCCGACGAGCTCTACCTCGGGCAGCGTGACACGCCGGAGTGGACCTCGGACCCCAAGGCCCTGGAGGTGTTCAAGCGGTTCAGCGAGCGGCTAGTGGAGATCGAGAGCAAGGTGGTGGGCATGAACCACGACCCGCAGCTGTTGAACCGCAACGGTCCGGCCAAGTTCCCCTACATGTTGCTCTACCCCAACACCTCCGATCACAAGGGCGCCGCCGCCGGGCTCACCGCTAAGGGCATCCCCAACAGCATCTCCATCTGA
- the LOC100313965 gene encoding linoleate 9S-lipoxygenase 1 isoform X1, translated as MILGGLVDSLTGANKSARLKGTVVLMRKNVLDLNDFGATIMDGIGEFIGKGVTCQLISSTLVDHDNGGRGKVGAEAELEQWVTSLPSLTTGESKFGLTFDWEVEKLGVPGAIIVNNHHSSEFLLKTVTLHDVPGRGNLSFVANSWIYPVGSYTYSRVFFANDTYLPSQMPAALKPYRDDELRNLRGDDRQGPYQEHDRVYRYDVYNDLGEGRPVLGGSAEHPYPRRGRTGRKPNANDPSLESRLSLLEQIYVPRDEKFGHLKTSDFLGYSIKAITQGILPAVRTYVDTTPGEFDSFQDIINLYEGGIKLPNVPALEELRKQFPLQLIKDLLPVGGDSLLKLPVPHIIQADQQAWRTDEEFSREVLAGVNPVMITRLTEFPPKSSLDPSKFGDHTSTVTAAHIEKNLEGLTVQQALESNRLYILDHHDRFMPFLIDVNNLPGNFIYATRTLFFLRGDGRLTPLAIELSEPVIQGGLTTAKSKVYTPVPSGSVEGWVWEFAKAYVAVNDSGWHQLVSHWLNTHAVMEPFVISTNRQLSVTHPVHKLLSPHYRDTMTINALARQTLINAGGIFEMTVFPGKFALGMSSVVYKDWKFTEQGLPDDLIKRGMAVEDPSSPYKVRLLVSDYPYAADGLAIWHAIEQYVSEYLAIYYPNDGVVQGDVELQAWWKEVREVGHGDLKVAPWWPRMQAVGELAKACTTIIWIGSALHAAVNFGQYPYAGFLPNRPTVSRRRMPEPGTEQYAELERDPERAFIHTITSQIQTIIGISLLEVLSKHSSDELYLGQRDTPEWTSDPKALEVFKRFSERLVEIESKVVGMNHDPQLLNRNGPAKFPYMLLYPNTSDHKGAAAGLTAKGIPNSISI; from the exons ATGATACTGGGCGGGCTCGTCGACAGCCTGACCGGCGCGAACAAGAGCGCACGGCTCAAGGGCACGGTGGTGCTCATGAGGAAGAACGTGCTGGACCTCAACGACTTCGGCGCCACCATCATGGACGGCATCGGCGAGTTCATCGGCAAGGGCGTCACCTGCCAGCTTATCAGCTCCACCCTCGTCGACCACG ACAACGGCGGGCGTGGGAAGGTGGGCGCGGAGGCGGAGCTGGAGCAGTGGGTGACGAGCCTGCCGTCGCTGACGACGGGGGAGTCCAAGTTCGGCCTCACCTTCGACTGGGAGGTGGAGAAGCTGGGCGTGCCGGGCGCCATCATCGTCAACAACCACCACAGCTCCGAGTTCCTGCTCAAGACCGTCACCCTCCACGACGTCCCCGGCCGCGGCAACCTCTCCTTCGTCGCCAACTCCTGGATCTACCCCGTTGGCAGCTACACCTACAGCCGCGTCTTCTTCGCCAACGAT ACGTACCTGCCGAGCCAGATGCCAGCGGCGCTGAAGCCGTACCGCGACGACGAGCTCCGGAACCTGCGGGGCGACGACCGGCAGGGCCCCTACCAGGAGCACGACCGCGTCTACCGCTACGACGTCTACAACGACCTCGGCGAGGGCCGCCCCGTCCTCGGCGGCAGCGCCGAGCACCCCTATCCGCGCCGCGGCCGCACCGGGCGCAAGCCCAACGCCAACGACCCGAGCTTGGAGAGCCGGCTGTCGCTGCTGGAGCAGATCTACGTGCCGCGGGACGAGAAGTTCGGCCACCTCAAGACGTCCGACTTCCTGGGCTACTCCATCAAGGCCATCACGCAGGGCATCCTGCCGGCGGTGCGCACCTACGTCGACACCACCCCCGGCGAGTTCGACTCCTTCCAGGACATCATCAACCTCTACGAGGGCGGCATCAAGCTGCCCAACGTCCCCGCCCTCGAGGAGCTGCGCAAGCAGTTCCCGCTCCAGCTCATCAAGGACCTCCTCCCCGTGGGTGGCGACTCGCTGCTCAAGCTCCCCGTCCCCCACATCATCCAGGCGGACCAGCAGGCGTGGCGGACCGACGAGGAGTTCTCCCGGGAGGTCCTTGCCGGCGTCAACCCGGTCATGATCACGCGTCTCACG GAGTTCCCGCCAAAAAGTAGTCTGGACCCTAGCAAGTTTGGTGACCACACCAGCACCGTCACGGCGGCGCACATCGAGAAAAACCTCGAAGGCCTCACCGTGCAGCAG GCCCTTGAAAGCAACCGGTTGTACATCCTTGATCACCACGACCGGTTCATGCCGTTCCTCATCGACGTCAACAACCTGCCCGGCAACTTCATCTACGCCACGAGGACCCTCTTCTTCCTGCGCGGCGACGGCAGGCTCACGCCGCTCGCCATCGAGCTCAGCGAGCCTGTCATACAGGGCGGCCTCACCACCGCCAAGAGCAAGGTGTACACGCCGGTGCCGAGCGGCAGCGTCGAAGGATGGGTGTGGGAGTTCGCCAAGGCCTACGTCGCCGTCAACGACTCTGGGTGGCACCAGCTCGTCAGCCACTG GCTGAACACTCATGCGGTGATGGAGCCGTTTGTGATCTCGACGAACCGGCAGCTCAGCGTGACGCACCCGGTGCACAAGCTGCTGAGCCCGcactaccgcgacacgatgaccatcAACGCGCTAGCGCGGCAGACGCTCATCAACGCCGGCGGCATCTTCGAGATGACGGTGTTCCCGGGCAAGTTCGCGTTGGGGATGTCGTCAGTGGTGTACAAGGACTGGAAGTTCACGGAGCAGGGCCTGCCCGACGATCTCATCAAGAG GGGCATGGCGGTGGAGGACCCGTCGAGCCCGTACAAGGTGAGGCTGCTGGTGTCTGACTACCCGTACGCGGCGGACGGGCTGGCGATCTGGCACGCCATCGAGCAGTACGTGAGCGAGTACCTGGCCATTTACTACCCGAACGATGGCGTGGTGCAGGGCGACGTGGAGCTGCAGGCGTGGTGGAAGGAGGTGCGCGAGGTGGGGCACGGCGACCTCAAGGTCGCGCCATGGTGGCCGAGGATGCAAGCCGTGGGCGAGCTGGCCAAGGCGTGCACCACCATCATCTGGATCGGGTCGGCGCTGCATGCGGCGGTCAACTTCGGGCAGTACCCCTACGCGGGGTTCCTCCCGAACCGGCCGACGGTGAGCCGGCGCCGCATGCCGGAGCCGGGGACCGAGCAGTACGCGGAGCTGGAGCGCGACCCGGAGCGGGCCTTCATCCACACCATCACTAGCCAGATCCAGACCATCATCGGCATCTCGCTGCTGGAGGTGCTGTCGAAGCACTCCTCCGACGAGCTCTACCTCGGGCAGCGTGACACGCCGGAGTGGACCTCGGACCCCAAGGCCCTGGAGGTGTTCAAGCGGTTCAGCGAGCGGCTAGTGGAGATCGAGAGCAAGGTGGTGGGCATGAACCACGACCCGCAGCTGTTGAACCGCAACGGTCCGGCCAAGTTCCCCTACATGTTGCTCTACCCCAACACCTCCGATCACAAGGGCGCCGCCGCCGGGCTCACCGCTAAGGGCATCCCCAACAGCATCTCCATCTGA
- the LOC100313965 gene encoding linoleate 9S-lipoxygenase 1 isoform X3, which translates to MPAALKPYRDDELRNLRGDDRQGPYQEHDRVYRYDVYNDLGEGRPVLGGSAEHPYPRRGRTGRKPNANDPSLESRLSLLEQIYVPRDEKFGHLKTSDFLGYSIKAITQGILPAVRTYVDTTPGEFDSFQDIINLYEGGIKLPNVPALEELRKQFPLQLIKDLLPVGGDSLLKLPVPHIIQADQQAWRTDEEFSREVLAGVNPVMITRLTEFPPKSSLDPSKFGDHTSTVTAAHIEKNLEGLTVQQALESNRLYILDHHDRFMPFLIDVNNLPGNFIYATRTLFFLRGDGRLTPLAIELSEPVIQGGLTTAKSKVYTPVPSGSVEGWVWEFAKAYVAVNDSGWHQLVSHWLNTHAVMEPFVISTNRQLSVTHPVHKLLSPHYRDTMTINALARQTLINAGGIFEMTVFPGKFALGMSSVVYKDWKFTEQGLPDDLIKRGMAVEDPSSPYKVRLLVSDYPYAADGLAIWHAIEQYVSEYLAIYYPNDGVVQGDVELQAWWKEVREVGHGDLKVAPWWPRMQAVGELAKACTTIIWIGSALHAAVNFGQYPYAGFLPNRPTVSRRRMPEPGTEQYAELERDPERAFIHTITSQIQTIIGISLLEVLSKHSSDELYLGQRDTPEWTSDPKALEVFKRFSERLVEIESKVVGMNHDPQLLNRNGPAKFPYMLLYPNTSDHKGAAAGLTAKGIPNSISI; encoded by the exons ATGCCAGCGGCGCTGAAGCCGTACCGCGACGACGAGCTCCGGAACCTGCGGGGCGACGACCGGCAGGGCCCCTACCAGGAGCACGACCGCGTCTACCGCTACGACGTCTACAACGACCTCGGCGAGGGCCGCCCCGTCCTCGGCGGCAGCGCCGAGCACCCCTATCCGCGCCGCGGCCGCACCGGGCGCAAGCCCAACGCCAACGACCCGAGCTTGGAGAGCCGGCTGTCGCTGCTGGAGCAGATCTACGTGCCGCGGGACGAGAAGTTCGGCCACCTCAAGACGTCCGACTTCCTGGGCTACTCCATCAAGGCCATCACGCAGGGCATCCTGCCGGCGGTGCGCACCTACGTCGACACCACCCCCGGCGAGTTCGACTCCTTCCAGGACATCATCAACCTCTACGAGGGCGGCATCAAGCTGCCCAACGTCCCCGCCCTCGAGGAGCTGCGCAAGCAGTTCCCGCTCCAGCTCATCAAGGACCTCCTCCCCGTGGGTGGCGACTCGCTGCTCAAGCTCCCCGTCCCCCACATCATCCAGGCGGACCAGCAGGCGTGGCGGACCGACGAGGAGTTCTCCCGGGAGGTCCTTGCCGGCGTCAACCCGGTCATGATCACGCGTCTCACG GAGTTCCCGCCAAAAAGTAGTCTGGACCCTAGCAAGTTTGGTGACCACACCAGCACCGTCACGGCGGCGCACATCGAGAAAAACCTCGAAGGCCTCACCGTGCAGCAG GCCCTTGAAAGCAACCGGTTGTACATCCTTGATCACCACGACCGGTTCATGCCGTTCCTCATCGACGTCAACAACCTGCCCGGCAACTTCATCTACGCCACGAGGACCCTCTTCTTCCTGCGCGGCGACGGCAGGCTCACGCCGCTCGCCATCGAGCTCAGCGAGCCTGTCATACAGGGCGGCCTCACCACCGCCAAGAGCAAGGTGTACACGCCGGTGCCGAGCGGCAGCGTCGAAGGATGGGTGTGGGAGTTCGCCAAGGCCTACGTCGCCGTCAACGACTCTGGGTGGCACCAGCTCGTCAGCCACTG GCTGAACACTCATGCGGTGATGGAGCCGTTTGTGATCTCGACGAACCGGCAGCTCAGCGTGACGCACCCGGTGCACAAGCTGCTGAGCCCGcactaccgcgacacgatgaccatcAACGCGCTAGCGCGGCAGACGCTCATCAACGCCGGCGGCATCTTCGAGATGACGGTGTTCCCGGGCAAGTTCGCGTTGGGGATGTCGTCAGTGGTGTACAAGGACTGGAAGTTCACGGAGCAGGGCCTGCCCGACGATCTCATCAAGAG GGGCATGGCGGTGGAGGACCCGTCGAGCCCGTACAAGGTGAGGCTGCTGGTGTCTGACTACCCGTACGCGGCGGACGGGCTGGCGATCTGGCACGCCATCGAGCAGTACGTGAGCGAGTACCTGGCCATTTACTACCCGAACGATGGCGTGGTGCAGGGCGACGTGGAGCTGCAGGCGTGGTGGAAGGAGGTGCGCGAGGTGGGGCACGGCGACCTCAAGGTCGCGCCATGGTGGCCGAGGATGCAAGCCGTGGGCGAGCTGGCCAAGGCGTGCACCACCATCATCTGGATCGGGTCGGCGCTGCATGCGGCGGTCAACTTCGGGCAGTACCCCTACGCGGGGTTCCTCCCGAACCGGCCGACGGTGAGCCGGCGCCGCATGCCGGAGCCGGGGACCGAGCAGTACGCGGAGCTGGAGCGCGACCCGGAGCGGGCCTTCATCCACACCATCACTAGCCAGATCCAGACCATCATCGGCATCTCGCTGCTGGAGGTGCTGTCGAAGCACTCCTCCGACGAGCTCTACCTCGGGCAGCGTGACACGCCGGAGTGGACCTCGGACCCCAAGGCCCTGGAGGTGTTCAAGCGGTTCAGCGAGCGGCTAGTGGAGATCGAGAGCAAGGTGGTGGGCATGAACCACGACCCGCAGCTGTTGAACCGCAACGGTCCGGCCAAGTTCCCCTACATGTTGCTCTACCCCAACACCTCCGATCACAAGGGCGCCGCCGCCGGGCTCACCGCTAAGGGCATCCCCAACAGCATCTCCATCTGA
- the LOC123094308 gene encoding MAP7 domain-containing protein 1-like, which translates to MSLPCSDQSIRPRKMKNASLPPGVAVLRCWCGDLCKVKEVTDFSDWLGMKFFMCANYEEDPAVAISEYDKPPSPPPLCMYYHWIDTEKPAWAVTEIRERSRRAWNSLFAEERREKAEAEEKAEQERELKEYYAEQHRFFEEMGKKNREEARRMEEQERQRKEAREAERQRKKERARQAKATEEAGDGKGKYPRWTQ; encoded by the exons ATGAGTTTGCCTTGCTCGGATCAAAGCATTAGGCCGAGGAAAATGAAGAACGCAAGTTTGCCTCCTGGGGTGGCAGTCCTGCGATGTTGGTGTGGCGatctttgcaaggtgaaggaggtgacggatttttcagattggttgggcatgaagtttttcatgtgcgccaattatgaggaagatcctgccgtagctatttcagagtacgacaagcctccg TCTCCTCCGCCTCTGTGCATGTACTATCATTGGATTGACACGGAGAAGCCGGCTTGGGCAGTGACTGAGATTCGTGAAAGAAGTCGCCGTGCGTGGAATAGTTTATTTGCGGAAGAGCGACGCGAGAAggcggaagctgaggagaaagcagagcaagagagagagttaaaagaatactatgcggagcaacaccgtttttttgaggaaatgggaaagaaaaacagggaagaggctcgtcgcatggaggagcaggaacgacagcgaaaggaggctcgtgaggcagagaggcagagaaagaaagaaagggctcgTCAGGCTAAGGCAACAGAAGAAGCTGGCGATGGAAAAGGGAAATATCCACGCTGGACTCAGTAG